Proteins from a genomic interval of Geodermatophilus obscurus DSM 43160:
- a CDS encoding FAD-binding oxidoreductase, with translation MALDAGVLTELESIVGREHVRHEQGEVAPYARDATPLFSSPPDAVVFPARTEEVAAVLRLATARRIPVVPRGAGSNLCAATVPLQGGILLVLTRMDRVLEISTEELLVRAEPGATTATVAEAAAAQGLLFAPDPGSRTVSTVGGNVATCAGGLRGLKYGVTRNYVLGLEVVLPTGEVIRTGGRLWKDVAGYDLTRLLTGSEGTLGVITEVTLALLPMPATASTGVAYFSSLAEAGRAVTQVLAHGVVPATLEFLDRTCIGAVEDYARLGLRGDAGALLLFGDDGEPDAVERNLTRMGELCADEGALEVTVAKEIAQSEALLAARRCALPALSRLDTLTVLEDVTVPRPRLAEMVDRIEAVAARHDLLIGTFGHAGDGNLHPTAVVDVRDPAAADRTHAAFAEIFAAALELDGTITGEHGVGAAKLPYLRDRLGDDQMALLRRIKTAFDPAGILNPGKTGS, from the coding sequence GTGGCACTGGATGCTGGGGTGCTGACCGAGCTGGAGTCGATCGTCGGGCGGGAGCACGTCCGGCACGAGCAGGGTGAGGTCGCGCCCTACGCCCGCGACGCCACCCCGCTGTTCTCCTCCCCGCCGGACGCGGTGGTCTTCCCGGCGCGGACGGAGGAGGTCGCCGCCGTCCTGCGGCTGGCCACCGCCCGCCGCATCCCGGTCGTGCCCCGCGGTGCGGGCTCGAACCTGTGCGCGGCGACCGTGCCGCTGCAGGGCGGGATCCTGCTGGTGCTCACCCGCATGGACCGCGTGCTCGAGATCAGCACCGAAGAGCTGCTGGTCCGCGCCGAGCCGGGCGCCACCACGGCCACCGTCGCCGAGGCCGCCGCGGCCCAGGGGCTGCTGTTCGCGCCCGACCCGGGCAGCCGCACCGTCTCGACGGTGGGCGGCAACGTGGCCACCTGCGCCGGTGGCCTGCGCGGCCTCAAGTACGGCGTCACCCGCAACTACGTGCTCGGTCTCGAGGTCGTGCTGCCCACCGGCGAGGTCATCCGCACCGGCGGCCGGCTGTGGAAGGACGTCGCCGGCTACGACCTGACCCGCCTGCTCACCGGGTCGGAGGGCACCCTCGGCGTGATCACCGAGGTGACGCTCGCGCTCCTGCCCATGCCGGCGACGGCGAGCACCGGGGTGGCCTACTTCTCATCCCTTGCCGAGGCCGGCCGCGCGGTGACTCAGGTCCTCGCTCACGGCGTGGTCCCGGCGACGCTGGAGTTCCTCGACCGCACCTGCATCGGCGCGGTGGAGGACTACGCCCGGCTGGGGCTGCGCGGCGACGCCGGGGCGCTGCTGCTCTTCGGGGACGACGGGGAGCCGGACGCCGTCGAGCGCAACCTGACCCGCATGGGCGAGTTGTGCGCCGACGAGGGCGCGCTGGAGGTCACCGTCGCCAAGGAGATCGCGCAGTCCGAGGCGCTGCTGGCCGCCCGCCGTTGCGCGCTGCCGGCGCTGTCCCGGCTGGACACGCTGACCGTGCTCGAGGACGTCACCGTGCCCCGCCCGCGGCTGGCCGAGATGGTCGACCGGATCGAGGCCGTCGCCGCCCGGCACGACCTGCTGATCGGCACCTTCGGCCACGCCGGCGACGGCAACCTGCACCCCACGGCCGTGGTCGACGTCCGTGACCCGGCGGCCGCCGACCGCACCCACGCCGCCTTCGCCGAGATCTTCGCCGCAGCCCTGGAGCTCGACGGCACCATCACCGGGGAGCACGGCGTCGGTGCGGCGAAGCTGCCCTACCTGCGCGACCGGCTGGGAGACGACCAGATGGCCCTGCTCCGACGGATCAAGACCGCCTTCGACCCCGCAGGCATCCTCAACCCCGGGAAGACGGGCTCGTGA
- a CDS encoding (Fe-S)-binding protein, whose protein sequence is MSAEVPGATDAPGAAGAAARGIFPPELLDRCISCGFCLPACPTYALSKDEKSSPRGRITLMRALETGVLEDDDPTLREESSFCLGCRACEPVCPAGVQYGELLERWRSHQWQGRRRPPLARVLTNVVVRNWLVRRLGTFRRHARTATSSPQGPHLMLGCFERALFPAVSRAARRLRPELDAPGDQGCCGALHAHNGDLELGRSMARRLGEQLPGRIVTTAGGCAAHLAGVLGRDRVQEFSEYVTRDGSASFGELRVDGRRARVALQDSCHLRNGMDVWREPRELIAAVADYVELPGAAQCCGSAGTYSLLRPKDSRRVLAPKLDQIEAAGVDYVVAVNPGCQRQLVTGLRRRRSRVRVLHLTELLAAAQDGGLPGRRLRLGARPGRRTEVPADEAAGLAAHLNDRPMPDDPGAAGAGRPDALDGSAGLDETHRS, encoded by the coding sequence GTGAGCGCGGAGGTGCCGGGCGCCACCGACGCCCCGGGTGCCGCTGGCGCGGCTGCCCGCGGAATCTTCCCGCCCGAGCTGCTCGACCGGTGCATCTCCTGTGGGTTCTGCCTGCCGGCCTGCCCGACGTACGCGCTGAGCAAGGACGAGAAGTCCTCGCCGCGCGGGCGGATCACGCTGATGCGCGCGCTGGAGACCGGCGTCCTGGAGGACGACGACCCGACGCTGCGGGAGGAGTCCTCGTTCTGCCTGGGCTGCCGGGCGTGCGAGCCGGTCTGCCCCGCCGGCGTGCAGTACGGCGAGCTGCTCGAGCGCTGGCGCTCGCACCAGTGGCAGGGCCGGCGTCGCCCGCCGCTGGCGCGGGTGCTCACCAACGTCGTCGTCCGCAACTGGCTGGTGCGCCGTCTCGGCACCTTCCGCCGGCACGCCCGCACGGCCACGTCCTCCCCGCAGGGTCCGCACCTGATGCTGGGCTGCTTCGAGCGCGCGCTGTTCCCGGCGGTCAGCCGGGCGGCGCGGCGGCTGCGCCCTGAGCTCGACGCCCCTGGGGACCAGGGTTGCTGTGGCGCCCTCCACGCGCACAACGGCGACCTCGAGCTGGGCCGGTCGATGGCCCGGCGGCTCGGCGAGCAGCTGCCCGGCCGGATCGTCACCACCGCGGGTGGCTGCGCGGCGCACCTGGCCGGCGTGCTGGGCCGCGACCGGGTGCAGGAGTTCTCCGAGTACGTGACCCGCGACGGCTCGGCGTCCTTCGGCGAGCTGCGGGTCGACGGACGGCGGGCGCGGGTCGCGCTGCAGGACTCCTGCCACCTGCGCAACGGGATGGACGTCTGGCGGGAGCCGCGGGAGCTGATCGCCGCCGTCGCGGACTACGTCGAGCTGCCCGGCGCTGCGCAGTGCTGTGGCTCCGCGGGCACCTACTCGCTCCTGCGACCCAAGGACAGCCGCCGGGTGCTGGCCCCGAAGCTCGACCAGATCGAGGCGGCCGGTGTCGACTACGTCGTCGCGGTCAACCCCGGCTGTCAGCGGCAGCTGGTCACCGGGTTGCGGCGCCGCCGCTCCCGGGTGCGTGTGCTGCACCTGACCGAGCTGCTGGCCGCCGCGCAGGACGGCGGGCTGCCCGGCCGCAGGCTGCGGCTCGGGGCGCGGCCGGGCCGCCGGACCGAGGTCCCCGCCGACGAGGCCGCCGGGCTGGCCGCCCACCTGAACGACCGGCCGATGCCCGACGACCCGGGCGCGGCCGGTGCCGGCCGGCCCGATGCCCTCGACGGCTCCGCGGGTCTGGACGAGACACACCGCAGCTGA
- a CDS encoding class I SAM-dependent methyltransferase yields the protein MDTYTHGHADPVLQSHRWRTAENSAAYLLPSLRPGLDLLDVGCGPGTITVDLAERVAPGRVLAVDLSPDPLDEARALAGRRGVRVEFAVGDVHALDTADDSFDVVHAHQVLQHLTDPVAALREMARVCRPGGVVAVRDVDYATFTWFPADEGLDRWLDLYHRVARHNGAEPDAGRRLLAWAHAAGLRDVTATTGSWCYASPAEREWWGNSWAGRATASAFAEQALAYGLATPAELEEVAAAWRRWAASDDGWLGMVHGELLIRV from the coding sequence GTGGACACCTACACGCACGGGCACGCCGACCCCGTCCTGCAGTCCCACCGCTGGCGGACCGCGGAGAACTCCGCGGCCTACCTGTTGCCGTCGCTCCGACCCGGCCTCGACCTGCTCGACGTCGGCTGCGGCCCCGGCACCATCACCGTCGACCTGGCCGAGCGCGTCGCCCCGGGCCGGGTCCTGGCGGTCGACCTCTCGCCCGACCCGCTCGACGAGGCCCGCGCGCTGGCCGGCAGGCGAGGCGTCCGGGTGGAGTTCGCCGTCGGCGATGTCCACGCGCTCGATACGGCCGACGACTCGTTCGACGTCGTCCACGCCCACCAGGTCCTGCAGCACCTCACCGACCCGGTCGCTGCGCTGCGGGAGATGGCCCGGGTGTGCCGGCCCGGCGGGGTGGTCGCCGTCCGCGACGTCGACTACGCGACGTTCACCTGGTTCCCCGCCGACGAGGGCCTCGATCGGTGGCTGGACCTGTACCACCGCGTGGCACGGCACAACGGCGCCGAGCCCGACGCCGGCCGCCGGCTGCTGGCCTGGGCCCACGCGGCCGGCCTGCGCGACGTCACCGCGACGACCGGTTCCTGGTGCTACGCCTCGCCGGCCGAGCGGGAGTGGTGGGGGAACTCCTGGGCCGGCCGCGCGACGGCGTCTGCCTTCGCGGAGCAGGCGTTGGCGTACGGGCTGGCCACGCCTGCCGAGCTGGAGGAGGTCGCTGCCGCCTGGCGCCGCTGGGCGGCCTCCGACGACGGCTGGCTCGGGATGGTGCACGGTGAGCTGCTCATCCGCGTCTGA